In the Arachis stenosperma cultivar V10309 chromosome 8, arast.V10309.gnm1.PFL2, whole genome shotgun sequence genome, AGGTTCAGAGCAATTGTTCTCATGGCATCTACAATGCTCTCTCTCCTAGTTGTAACTGGAAAAAATAGCCAAAATAAGTACATATGATTACATACAAACTACACATGGATGGAATCATCAAGATATTTCTATCACCATCTTCACCTGATGATGATCCTCTGCTGAGCATGTCACTCATGGCTCGAACCAGAACCCAGATAATAGAAGGAGAGTCACTTGCCCAACTTGGAAACTCAATTTTTCCATTATGAAGAGTCAAGCGTTCAACCTTCTTCTCATAATTTAAAGAGTCTATCTGAACACCGTCTTTCTGCACCTTGTTGTCATCATTCTCTGATACACCAGCATAGGTTTCCATCTCAATGACATGCGAGTCATCAATCTCCAACCCTGGGCCAGTATCAATATACAAGACAGCACCTTTGAGGGAATAATTTATCGGTCGAACTAAAATACCAATCCACTGACGTTCATTTGTTAACAAAGGCGAGGAAACAGCAGCATCAAGATCAACCAGAGCTCTAGGCCTTAACACCTAAAAGGGGAAAAAATGGAATTATTAACTGATGCAAACCCATTTTTCTAGTTAAAACAAAGCAAAGAGATTATATAACAAAAGCCTGTAGAAAACCAGTCCAGGTTTTGTAGGTGTGGTAAGAGGAAAGCATCAATGCAAGGTATAGGAATATAACATGGATAAAGACATGCCTATCCGATATTTGACCAGTTACCATTTTTCACCCTGTTTCCTGTTAAAAGGGTAAATTACCTTCAAAATAGGTTTAGCCGGCTTTTCGTAACTCATGAAATCATCAGTATCTGCAGgacctatttttgaaaaactatgAGATCTAAACCTCAACTGCCCAATCTGCCCAGTAAGAACTCCAAGAACATAAGATCCTGGTTTCTGGGGTGGCAGATCCAAGGTAATAGTATTCCGACCAGGATGTAACACATTAGGTGTAGAACTCTGCAATGcctataataattaaaatagttgaGTTATTTGGTGGAGTTAAGTGGAAAATAGCAGGCTTTCCATACTATTGATAAAATCAGTAAATTAATATGCCCAACAGGAAATACCTTTGCACCTTCATCAGCACTAGATGTTGGCACTAACGTAAGATTAATTGAATCAAGAGTTATATCATCTGGAAAACCACTCCAAACAGTAACAGAAAGGGTACCAGGATCCCTATCACATAACTCCAACGGTGGTCCAGGATTTCCAGAAAATGTTATTAATGATGATACATCTAGAGGTACAGGGTCTTTCAATTCACTGTGGGCAAGACGAACAAGTTCTGACTGGAAAGCTTGACGCTCTTCATTCAAAAACAATCCTTCATCAAGAGAGAGTAACCTCACACAAGATAGTAAGTAACCAGCTTGATCATTAAGTATCTTCTGACACTCGGCTAAATTAGGGAGGACCTCAGCCAACAAGTCCTGCCATCCTTCACCGGAATAAAGTGCACAAACCTTCTCATATGACTTTGCAGCTTGATCAAAATGCCCATGCTTAAAGGAGACAGCTGCTATCTCACCATCAAGGACAACTCCATGTCTTTTCCACAGGGAACGATGATAATTGTCAGCGGCACCTTTAGTTAGCTCCAAATATTTTTGCTGGCAATAACatgaaagaaaattaacaaagaGAATACCCATATGGCACTATAAATTAATGCTGAACAATCAGAGAAATGGATATAAATTATGGGAAACTCTCTTAAGGGATCCTAAAAAGCCATTTCAATGAGCTTACAACTATATGTCAGCCCATAATGGTACCTCAAATTCCTCagatgatgataatgatttCAACAGTTCTTGGCTGGAAATTGTTTTCTTCAAAGCATGCTCAGCAGCAACAAAAATCTCAGCAAGCCTCATAGGCCGGTCAATTGAGCCATCAAAGTTTCCAGGTGAAGAATTAGTGCGTGGTATGGAACTTGGAGGTACTTTCTGTGATGGCGACATCCTTGTGGATGCATCAAAACCTGATCTGTCAGTATATAAATCAGAGTGATAAAACCTAAACTGTTACAGCAACATAGGAATTCTGTACAGATTAATGAAAGTGAGTCCATTCGGAACAAAATACATTATTCATTACCCTTCGGTTATACCCTGGCGACCATCAAATGTTTCAAATGCATTTCCAGCTGAAAGTGAAGCCCTCCGCCTGTTGGCCTCTCGCAGCAGCACAGTAGGTTCAAGAGGCAGGGGCTTCCTCTGGATACCAAAAGGCTTGGTTCTAGACGTAGTTTGAAGAATCACCTGCAAAGACaaaatcatataatttaaagCGAACTTGCATACATAAAAATCTCGGGAAAATAATAATAGCTTCAACAAATAAAATGTGTTTGGAAAACATTTTATGAGTAaattattcttttctttctactTTTGAGTAAAGTTCTAACTCTACTAAAGGGAATATAAGGCACTTTCTATGATACTAAGATAATAAGAAATGACAAGAAGCCTCCGAGCAAGTATTACGAGaaacagaatttgtgaaaaatgTGGAATTGAAACTTCTGCATGACAAAAATAGGCATATTTTGTTTTATGGTGTATTATTCCCTTTCGCTTGGGTAAATGTATGCATTTTTAAGGGAAAATATTTTAAGTCCCAAACTCCGAATCTTAAGCAGAGTAACAGACCCAGTagtaaaaattacttttttttttcaccgaTGAAGATCAGATGAATAAGTTTGCTGAAATTTCATGACTGTGATCTATAAAATTATATCCGCTCTGGATAGGATAATTTCATCTTTCATGGCTAATAGCGTCAAATTTAACCTTCAATTGAAATACTTAACCTTGAGAAAGATAAAGCAGTATAGTGATGCAATAAGcaattaataatattttcttGAGTTTATACTCACGGGGTAATACAATCTTCTGTTATGTGATAAAAATGGTTACAAATTACCTTTTCTTTCTCAAGCACCTCTGCTGAGGCATCTGCAGGAACTGAAGGCCAAACTGCTGGCTTAGGCCAAGATAGCAAGCTGAGAGCAGCACtgttcacaaggaaacaaatcATCATCAAACAATGAAAACAAGGAATCTAGCCAAGTGTGGTGTAATAAGCATTAGATTATTAACTAATAGAATCAAAATTGATCACAACAAGATAACGTAAGTATGAAATGTACCTGTTGACAGGACTTCTTTCAATTTCAGTTCCATATCCAATTAAATAGGCAAGCCTCATGAACTGCAACatataaaaaattcagaaaGCAGGACTAGTGAACAATGGTTCGATGCATAATATCAGTGTAATCAGTAATCAACCtggacaaaaaaaaatattaatatggGTCAAAAAGGAGAACATGATGCATCTACCTTCACTCTTGCTAGCGAATATAGGTCGCCTAGAAGATGAAAGAACCTTTTCTCTATGTCAGGTGCCATAAGTCCATCATTATAATTAGAAAGTATTGCGTCAATTAAAGCCAAGCAAGCAGTTACCACCCAGGTTTCACGCATGCAAAAGGGCAGAATACGCTGAAAAGAAACATCATACAGAATTCAAGACAAATAGAACAGAATTGTATGGTTCAACTGAAATAACTTAGTAATCACCGCAACCGGTGAAAAGATTATGAACTAGAGAATCAAATACCTCATGCAGTGCCAAAGATTTTGAGAAGCTTATTATGAACGAATAACCTCTTGATGCAACCTCAAATAGACAATTTAGCTTGAATAAGAGCTGCAAACTTACACTAAAGTTGTGAGCCATGTGATGGTAATCAAATAATTAGTCACTAAATGTAATGGGAATCTGATTAAGCATTGTGTTGCAGGTTACTATCCAACCCATGCCATTGAGAACTCAAATAAAACTAAATCAATAAAACTTTACGGACCAAAGTTGCAATTGAGCGTTAATCACTAATCTTTTTTAACATTAAATGATGAAATAACTTCCATGTCATACTTCTCTAAGAAAACTTAAAGGAGGTTCACCAAATGCAGAACTCTATATAAGCATAAAATATGGTTGCAGGCTGTCCTATCATCATATTTGTTAAAAGTACTTGTGGGATCAAACCCATATACATAAGGTAACTATGAAAAGCACATCCAATAAGCAGATACACCCAGATCAAAGTTAGAGAAACAGGGAGTGTGATATAAAGTTACAAAAGTTAGTGACTTTCTAAAGACATACAATAGACTGCTTTTAGTTTGACTATGAAATgcattttaaattaaataaattgcaCTACTAAGAGACAGCCAAGTGTATAAACGCTAAATAGCAAAGACACATCAATCTAAATCTGCTTTCCAACTGAGGCACTAAAATATGTACATGGTTCGTGTAATAGAAGTGTTTTAGTTAGCACAAACCTTTGATTGACAGGCAAATAGATACTGTCGAAATTCAAACTCCCTGAATGAGTCATCTTGAACAATCTGCGTCAAAGCTTTGTTTCCTGGATTAAGCAATGCTGCTTGATCGTCACCATGGTCTGCCCCTCCAAAGTCTCTTTGCTTTCCAGTGTTGTTAACTGCATTCAGTCCGTAATTTGGATCAAAACAATCTGTAATGTTCCACAAAGGCTTCTAAAGCACAAAACAGCTAGCTAAACATTATCTTGATAACAACGGCAACAAAAGAAGCTAAGCAGTATGCACCTGTTTCAATATAGCAGAGTTCAAGTTCATCATACTCCCGTAAGGCATCATCATGGAGGTGTGCCATTTCAAACATAAACGCCAAGCTTTCCTGAAGACAAAACACGGATTTTTTAGAAGCAGCAGAAACCATAGGCTATGAAATGAATAGCTTGGGCATTAAGAAACATTTATTGCACTGATGTCCATAATTCATAACAAAAGGATCAACCTTCAGAATGAAAAAATTACAGAAGTTCCAGACTGGCATGAGCCGCTGTTCGCTGAGCTTTCTTATCTCTTCCTCATAAAATTGTACACGCTTATCCAGTGTATTTCTGATGCACTCCATTATCTTTGATTCTAGATCTTcccaaaaatttgattcaggcAAATGTATATCATACTTGCAGCATCTAAATGGGATTCAACCAGTGTTAAAAAGCATCAAAAGGGAATGAAAATAAGTTTTTTAAATAACCAAGCAATCTGTATTTCAGAAACAAATAAGAATACAAGCTTGAATGAACGACTACTGTTTCTAATTTTGGTAAAACTGCTCCTTACAGCTTTCTCTAATTTTACCATCAAATTTACAAAGAAATAAGTAAACAGA is a window encoding:
- the LOC130944312 gene encoding trafficking protein particle complex II-specific subunit 130 homolog isoform X1 — protein: MANFLAQFQSIKSTSDRLVISVEDVSDLWPAVKPAFEARLPFKQGSLNNKTRNPVLVEKLPAEFILTTDSRLRSRFPQEQLLFWFREPYATIVLVTCEDLDEFKTILKPRLKLIVQNDEREWFIVFVSRAHPANDKASAMAKKVYAKLEVEFNTKKRERCCKYDIHLPESNFWEDLESKIMECIRNTLDKRVQFYEEEIRKLSEQRLMPVWNFCNFFILKESLAFMFEMAHLHDDALREYDELELCYIETVNNTGKQRDFGGADHGDDQAALLNPGNKALTQIVQDDSFREFEFRQYLFACQSKLLFKLNCLFEVASRGYSFIISFSKSLALHERILPFCMRETWVVTACLALIDAILSNYNDGLMAPDIEKRFFHLLGDLYSLARVKFMRLAYLIGYGTEIERSPVNSAALSLLSWPKPAVWPSVPADASAEVLEKEKVILQTTSRTKPFGIQRKPLPLEPTVLLREANRRRASLSAGNAFETFDGRQGITEGSGFDASTRMSPSQKVPPSSIPRTNSSPGNFDGSIDRPMRLAEIFVAAEHALKKTISSQELLKSLSSSEEFEQKYLELTKGAADNYHRSLWKRHGVVLDGEIAAVSFKHGHFDQAAKSYEKVCALYSGEGWQDLLAEVLPNLAECQKILNDQAGYLLSCVRLLSLDEGLFLNEERQAFQSELVRLAHSELKDPVPLDVSSLITFSGNPGPPLELCDRDPGTLSVTVWSGFPDDITLDSINLTLVPTSSADEGAKALQSSTPNVLHPGRNTITLDLPPQKPGSYVLGVLTGQIGQLRFRSHSFSKIGPADTDDFMSYEKPAKPILKVLRPRALVDLDAAVSSPLLTNERQWIGILVRPINYSLKGAVLYIDTGPGLEIDDSHVIEMETYAGVSENDDNKVQKDGVQIDSLNYEKKVERLTLHNGKIEFPSWASDSPSIIWVLVRAMSDMLSRGSSSVTTRRESIVDAMRTIALNLEFGVYHNQIFERTLAVHFTYPFYVTTRVTDKCNDGTLLLQVILHSEVKATLTIYDAWLDLQHGFIHNGQTEGRPSSSLFPLVISPTSKAGILFSICLGKTNGEEDRKQQESILNIKYGISGDRTIGAHPPVMDESTKVDGARQELIFKNAITLQRPVLDPCLAVGFLPLPSDGLRVGQLVKMQWRVERLKDLDEKEVPEQNDEVLYEVKANSGNWMIAGRKRGHVSLSPKQGARIIISVLCMPLVAGYVRPPHLGLPDVDEANVSCKPAGPHLVCVLPPALSSSFCIPVNS
- the LOC130944312 gene encoding trafficking protein particle complex II-specific subunit 130 homolog isoform X2, whose translation is MANFLAQFQSIKSTSDRLVISVEDVSDLWPAVKPAFEARLPFKQGSLNNKTRNPVLVEKLPAEFILTTDSRLRSRFPQEQLLFWFREPYATIVLVTCEDLDEFKTILKPRLKLIVQNDEREWFIVFVSRAHPANDKASAMAKKVYAKLEVEFNTKKRERCCKYDIHLPESNFWEDLESKIMECIRNTLDKRVQFYEEEIRKLSEQRLMPVWNFCNFFILKESLAFMFEMAHLHDDALREYDELELCYIETVNNTGKQRDFGGADHGDDQAALLNPGNKALTQIVQDDSFREFEFRQYLFACQSKLLFKLNCLFEVASRGYSFIISFSKSLALHERILPFCMRETWVVTACLALIDAILSNYNDGLMAPDIEKRFFHLLGDLYSLARVKFMRLAYLIGYGTEIERSPVNSAALSLLSWPKPAVWPSVPADASAEVLEKEKVILQTTSRTKPFGIQRKPLPLEPTVLLREANRRRASLSAGNAFETFDGRQGITEGMSPSQKVPPSSIPRTNSSPGNFDGSIDRPMRLAEIFVAAEHALKKTISSQELLKSLSSSEEFEQKYLELTKGAADNYHRSLWKRHGVVLDGEIAAVSFKHGHFDQAAKSYEKVCALYSGEGWQDLLAEVLPNLAECQKILNDQAGYLLSCVRLLSLDEGLFLNEERQAFQSELVRLAHSELKDPVPLDVSSLITFSGNPGPPLELCDRDPGTLSVTVWSGFPDDITLDSINLTLVPTSSADEGAKALQSSTPNVLHPGRNTITLDLPPQKPGSYVLGVLTGQIGQLRFRSHSFSKIGPADTDDFMSYEKPAKPILKVLRPRALVDLDAAVSSPLLTNERQWIGILVRPINYSLKGAVLYIDTGPGLEIDDSHVIEMETYAGVSENDDNKVQKDGVQIDSLNYEKKVERLTLHNGKIEFPSWASDSPSIIWVLVRAMSDMLSRGSSSVTTRRESIVDAMRTIALNLEFGVYHNQIFERTLAVHFTYPFYVTTRVTDKCNDGTLLLQVILHSEVKATLTIYDAWLDLQHGFIHNGQTEGRPSSSLFPLVISPTSKAGILFSICLGKTNGEEDRKQQESILNIKYGISGDRTIGAHPPVMDESTKVDGARQELIFKNAITLQRPVLDPCLAVGFLPLPSDGLRVGQLVKMQWRVERLKDLDEKEVPEQNDEVLYEVKANSGNWMIAGRKRGHVSLSPKQGARIIISVLCMPLVAGYVRPPHLGLPDVDEANVSCKPAGPHLVCVLPPALSSSFCIPVNS